From Blastocatellia bacterium, a single genomic window includes:
- a CDS encoding cbb3-type cytochrome c oxidase subunit I codes for MTQAVATHAAPKSFIRRYIFSTDHKVIGLQYLFLAMVAVAIGIVLSLYMRLRLAWPTERWPLLAKLFPNAMAGGTISPEFYLSLVTMHGTIMIFFVLTTAPLGGFGNYFLPIQVGAHDMAFPVLNMLSFWVTLAGFLVLMAAFFVSGGAPISGWTAYAPLSAVGEIAGPGLGMGQNLWILSIALFCIASLLGALNFITTTLNLRTKGMSMTRLPLTVWAWFTTAVLALLAFPVLLAGGILLLLDRVGGTSFFVPGGLIVSDKILPHKGGSPLLWQHLFWFFGHPEVYIAILPGMGITSHVLSTFARKPIFGYRAMVAAIFAIGLLGFLVWGHHMFVSGMSPYSAIAFSLLTLSIGVPSAIKTFNWLATLYKAQIRFTVPMLFALGFVSIFVTGGLSGIILGQTSLDIPMHDTYFVVAHFHLIMGVAAIFGIFAGTYYWFPKMFGRMMNETLGKLHFWLTFIGIYAIFIPMHVMGIAGHPRRYAETAGFDFLAPLQPLHVFITIAALITAGAQLLFFFNFFWSIWKGKKAEVNPWRATTLEWTIPSPPPHDNFGPQTPVVHHGPYEYSVPGAAEDYILQTAPPAPTKA; via the coding sequence ATGACGCAGGCCGTTGCTACACATGCGGCGCCGAAGAGTTTCATCCGACGCTACATCTTCAGCACCGATCACAAGGTGATCGGGCTGCAGTACCTCTTCCTGGCCATGGTGGCCGTCGCGATTGGGATCGTTCTGTCGCTCTACATGCGCCTGCGATTGGCGTGGCCGACGGAGCGATGGCCGCTTCTGGCGAAGCTCTTCCCGAATGCGATGGCGGGAGGGACGATCAGTCCCGAGTTCTATCTCTCGCTCGTGACCATGCACGGGACGATCATGATCTTCTTCGTGCTGACGACGGCCCCGCTTGGAGGATTCGGGAATTACTTCTTGCCGATTCAGGTCGGGGCGCATGACATGGCGTTCCCCGTTTTGAATATGCTCTCGTTTTGGGTGACATTGGCCGGATTCCTCGTGCTCATGGCGGCGTTCTTCGTCTCGGGCGGGGCGCCGATCTCTGGATGGACGGCGTATGCTCCCTTGAGCGCTGTGGGGGAAATCGCCGGCCCCGGACTCGGCATGGGACAAAACTTGTGGATTCTCAGCATCGCCCTCTTCTGCATCGCCTCTCTGCTAGGCGCCCTGAACTTCATCACGACGACCCTCAATCTTCGCACAAAGGGCATGTCAATGACGCGCCTTCCTTTGACCGTTTGGGCGTGGTTCACGACGGCCGTGCTCGCCCTTTTGGCCTTTCCCGTATTGCTGGCTGGCGGCATCCTGCTGCTTCTGGACCGCGTGGGGGGAACGAGTTTCTTCGTCCCCGGTGGACTCATCGTCAGCGACAAGATCCTCCCGCACAAAGGCGGCTCGCCGTTGCTGTGGCAGCATCTCTTTTGGTTCTTCGGCCATCCCGAGGTTTACATCGCTATCCTTCCGGGCATGGGGATCACGTCGCATGTCCTCTCGACCTTTGCGCGCAAACCAATCTTCGGCTACCGCGCGATGGTCGCGGCGATCTTCGCCATCGGCCTGCTCGGCTTTCTGGTCTGGGGTCATCACATGTTCGTGAGTGGGATGAGCCCGTATTCGGCGATCGCCTTTTCGCTTCTGACGCTCTCGATCGGGGTGCCCTCGGCCATCAAGACCTTCAACTGGTTGGCGACGCTCTACAAAGCGCAAATTCGTTTCACCGTCCCCATGCTCTTCGCTCTGGGCTTCGTCTCGATCTTCGTCACCGGAGGCCTCTCGGGCATCATCTTGGGGCAGACGTCTCTCGACATCCCGATGCATGACACGTACTTCGTCGTTGCCCACTTCCACCTTATCATGGGCGTTGCGGCGATCTTCGGCATCTTCGCGGGAACCTACTATTGGTTCCCGAAGATGTTCGGGCGCATGATGAACGAGACGCTGGGGAAATTGCACTTCTGGCTCACCTTCATCGGCATCTACGCCATCTTCATCCCCATGCACGTCATGGGGATTGCCGGACATCCGCGCCGATATGCGGAGACGGCGGGCTTTGATTTCCTTGCGCCTTTGCAACCCCTTCACGTCTTCATCACGATCGCGGCCTTGATCACGGCGGGCGCGCAGCTGCTCTTCTTCTTCAACTTCTTCTGGTCCATCTGGAAGGGCAAGAAGGCTGAAGTGAACCCTTGGCGAGCGACGACGCTCGAATGGACGATCCCTTCCCCGCCGCCGCATGACAACTTCGGACCGCAGACGCCGGTCGTCCATCATGGCCCGTATGAATACAGTGTGCCGGGAGCGGCTGAGGACTACATCCTGCAGACAGCTCCTCCAGCGCCCACTAAGGCAT